A stretch of the Bacillus sp. FJAT-18017 genome encodes the following:
- the cymR gene encoding cysteine metabolism transcriptional regulator CymR: MKISTKGRYGLTIMIELAKKYGEGPISLKTIAQANDLSEHYLEQLVAPLRNAGLVKSIRGAYGGYLLSKEPAQITAGDIIRVLEGPITPVEGMEDEEPAKRELWIRIRDAIRDVLDSTTIEDLANHSEDQNPDSYMFYI, from the coding sequence GTGAAAATTTCTACTAAAGGTCGGTATGGATTAACTATTATGATTGAACTGGCAAAAAAATATGGAGAAGGTCCGATTTCGCTTAAAACAATCGCCCAGGCAAATGATCTATCGGAGCATTATCTTGAACAGCTGGTCGCTCCGCTTCGAAATGCGGGTCTGGTTAAAAGTATTAGAGGAGCTTATGGGGGATATCTTCTCTCTAAGGAACCAGCGCAAATAACTGCTGGTGACATTATCAGGGTTCTTGAAGGCCCGATTACACCAGTCGAGGGCATGGAGGATGAAGAGCCGGCTAAACGCGAGCTTTGGATTAGAATCAGAGATGCCATCAGGGACGTGCTTGATAGCACTACAATTGAGGATTTGGCCAATCATAGTGAAGATCAAAATCCAGATTCTTATATGTTTTATATCTAA
- a CDS encoding cysteine desulfurase family protein has protein sequence MERIYLDHAATTPMHPKVIEKMASAMGTFYGNPSSIHSYGREARHLLDEARHVLAKGIAAKANEIIFTSGGTEADNLAILGIAESYQEKGRHIITTAVEHHAVLHACKKLEDQGFQVTYLSVDETGRISLDELEKALTDETILVTIMYGNNEVGTLQPIEEIGALLSGHQAFFHTDAVQAYGLVDIDVQKAGIDLLSVSAHKINGPKGTGFLFAREGIRLSPRSFGGEQERKRRAGTENLVSILGFMEAAQIAADAREEKAENYLRLKKRFIEVLEEETSTFELNGSLVNSLPHIVNLSFPGTNVEAMLVNLDLAGIAVSSGSACTAGSIEPSHVLVAMFGSESERIANSIRFSFGLGTTEEDIVRTAKETAKITKRLRG, from the coding sequence ATGGAACGGATTTATTTGGACCATGCTGCGACCACCCCTATGCACCCGAAGGTTATTGAAAAGATGGCCAGTGCAATGGGGACTTTTTATGGAAATCCATCAAGCATACACTCTTATGGCAGGGAAGCCCGCCACTTGCTTGATGAAGCCCGCCACGTTTTGGCTAAGGGAATAGCAGCAAAGGCTAACGAAATTATTTTTACAAGCGGTGGAACCGAAGCGGATAACCTGGCGATATTAGGGATAGCGGAATCCTATCAAGAAAAGGGCAGGCATATTATCACAACTGCAGTTGAACACCATGCGGTTCTGCACGCCTGCAAGAAACTTGAAGATCAAGGGTTTCAGGTAACCTATCTGTCTGTGGATGAAACAGGCAGGATTTCACTTGATGAACTGGAGAAGGCATTAACAGATGAAACGATTCTTGTCACGATTATGTACGGAAACAACGAGGTGGGCACGCTTCAGCCAATTGAAGAAATCGGTGCTCTTTTAAGCGGTCATCAGGCCTTCTTCCATACTGATGCAGTGCAGGCTTATGGCCTTGTTGATATTGATGTTCAAAAAGCGGGCATTGACCTGCTGTCAGTATCTGCCCATAAAATCAACGGTCCAAAGGGGACGGGCTTTCTTTTTGCGAGAGAAGGAATCCGGCTGTCACCAAGGTCGTTCGGAGGCGAGCAGGAACGGAAACGCAGGGCGGGAACTGAAAATCTTGTTTCAATCCTCGGTTTTATGGAAGCTGCCCAGATTGCCGCCGATGCCAGGGAAGAAAAGGCGGAAAATTACCTGCGCCTGAAAAAGCGGTTTATCGAAGTGCTTGAGGAAGAAACTTCCACGTTCGAGCTGAACGGTTCGCTTGTAAACTCATTGCCTCATATAGTAAACTTGAGTTTTCCTGGGACCAATGTTGAGGCGATGCTAGTCAACCTTGATTTGGCCGGGATAGCAGTTTCAAGTGGTTCCGCGTGTACGGCTGGTTCAATTGAGCCGTCTCATGTCCTTGTGGCCATGTTTGGGAGTGAATCCGAGCGAATTGCCAATTCAATCAGATTCAGCTTCGGGCTTGGCACGACAGAAGAGGATATTGTGCGGACAGCAAAAGAGACAGCAAAAATAACAAAACGGCTGCGCGGTTAG
- a CDS encoding YczE/YyaS/YitT family protein has product MFKKRKGQIGARLTVFTIGLLIMSLGVVLLIRSNAGATPWDVFHVGLYYQIGLTVGSWSILVGVVILTAAAIIAKEIPHIGAFLNMLLIGVFIDMYMLMPFIKEPSSHFGEAAMFALGIIVYACGMGVYISAGLGTGPRDSLMAAVYEKTGWKIRNVRGSMEVIVLLIGWWLGGPVNWGTILFSFMIGPIFGAVMPQCNRLTDVILEKVKRKNELNISKGA; this is encoded by the coding sequence TTGTTTAAAAAAAGAAAGGGGCAGATAGGGGCGAGGCTGACGGTTTTTACGATTGGCCTGCTTATCATGTCTCTTGGGGTTGTCTTGCTTATCAGAAGCAATGCTGGAGCAACACCTTGGGATGTCTTCCACGTTGGCCTCTATTATCAAATAGGTTTGACTGTCGGCAGCTGGTCGATACTAGTAGGAGTTGTAATCTTGACAGCGGCTGCAATCATTGCAAAAGAAATTCCGCATATTGGTGCGTTTTTAAATATGCTTTTAATTGGCGTATTTATTGATATGTACATGTTGATGCCTTTTATAAAAGAGCCTTCTTCGCATTTTGGCGAAGCGGCCATGTTTGCTCTGGGAATCATTGTGTATGCGTGCGGCATGGGTGTTTATATCTCGGCAGGCCTTGGTACGGGGCCCCGCGACAGCCTGATGGCAGCGGTTTACGAGAAGACTGGCTGGAAAATCCGGAATGTTCGCGGTTCAATGGAGGTAATTGTCCTTCTGATTGGATGGTGGCTTGGAGGCCCGGTTAACTGGGGAACCATCCTGTTTAGCTTTATGATTGGCCCGATATTCGGGGCAGTTATGCCGCAATGCAATAGATTGACAGATGTAATATTAGAAAAAGTAAAAAGAAAAAACGAACTGAACATCAGTAAGGGGGCCTAG